Part of the Nostoc sp. ATCC 53789 genome, ATTTGTCATTGAATAGATAAATCGCTCTTTCACCAATTTGTTGAATTAAATCTTCGTCGTCTTCGCCAGTGACGCTTTTAATGGTGTTGACAAAGCCGACGGTATTTTGCCACTCTCCAGGAGCAACAAAATCGAGGGACTTCAACATAGAAATAGTCAAACCGCCGGTTGGCAATTGATCGACTAAATCAACAATCGATTTGCTCACAAAAATCTCCTTACTTAGGTTTTGTTATCTTCAATGTTGGCAATCCGGCTTATTTCAGTTTAGCCAGACCATTAAGATTAAACTTCTCTAGCCAATCTGCGCGATCGCTAGCTGCAAATGACGAATCGCGGGAAAGTACTTTTACTTGGTACTTACCTACCAAAATTGCAGTTTGCGTCTTACCAACTTCTACTGCGGGATAACCGCCAATTTTCTTGGTGCTTTTCGAGAACTTTGCTGCTGTACTAGGTGTGCTGGTAGTATCAGAAATAGACAGCAATGCTACATCTTTACCACCTTTTTTCAACTTCGCTTCTGCAAAGCCTTTTTTCTCTTGGGTAAAGACACGCTGGTAGCCATCACCTGCACTAGGGAAAAGTTTATTAAACTCGCTACCCTGAGTTGCGTTCTTAGCGACGGCTTGACCGCGTTTTTGTTGGGTGCTTTCTTTTTGTGCCTGGTCAAAACGTCCAGGTGCTTTTGGGCTACAGGCTGTTGTCAGTAGTACCACTGACAGCAATAAAGCAGCCACCACCCTACGCCCACGGTTTAAAATCATTCTTGGCTTCTCCCTATACTTGAGCTTTGAGGCAATTATCTGCGCTGCTAGCAATTATTACTCGTAAAATTTACTTTTTGATAATTATTGCTTAAGTGCTTAACATACCAATAAACTCAACGCAAAAATGCCCCCTTTCGGGCTACTAGTTCGCCAAGTGAACTTGGCGGGGTAAAGGGTAAGGGGGAAGGGGGAAAGGGTTTAAATCCCTTACCCTTTACCCTGTAACCAGACCTCACCCAGCATTTCTGGGTTGGCAGACTAGTACGGTGTACATACATCTCTATACGAGATACACAACAACGTTAGATCCTCCTAAATCCCTCTTTTTAAGGAAGACTTTGACTCCTATTCCCCGCTTTTTAAAGGGAGTTAGGGGGAATCTAAAAGCTGTGGAACAACTTTAAAAGACTTGTGGATACACCGTATCTTTTTGGAAGAGACTAGCGCCAAGCGGGTTTCCCCCATGAGCAAGTGGCGTGGATTTAGGAGGATCTAAATGCAGTGGGATAACTCTTTTAGAGTTGTGTATAGACTTTAGCCCTTTTAGGAGAGTGTCTTTGATTTATAGATAAGCATTCAGGTTTTATCAACCAGGGGGCCAGTCTAATTGCCGTCCTCCCAAAATATGCAAATGTAAGTGATAGACAGTCTGACCACCATCATCACCAGTATTGATGACAACTCGATAACCGTTTTTCAGCCCAGCTTCTTCTGCAACACGTTTGGCTGTTAATAAAAGATGCCCCAACAGAGCATGATCCTGAGATTCAGCATCAGCTAGTGTGGGAATGGGTTTTTTAGGAATGACGAGAATGTGTACAGGCGCTTGGGGGTGGATGTCTTTGAAGGCCAGGGCTAAATTATCCTCATAAACAATATCAACGGGGATTTCCCGACGAATGATTTTGCTGAAAATCGTTTCTGTAGTTTCACTCATACCATCTACCTAATCATCTGCTAGAGATTTTAAAGGTTTTTTTCCCCAAAACCCGATAAGTATTGGTACAGTATCCACCTTTGCTCAGATGAAATTTTGCCTCGTTAAGCGTTAAGTAGAGAAAAAGACATCACCTTTACAAGAGTATGAATATAGCAATCTGGGCGGTGAAAAGCCGTAATTACACTGAGGCTAGCCCATCAATAATTTCTATCTTCGGTATTCGTAAATCCATTAGCACCCTTTTTTACAACTGATGCAGATTAAAAATGCTAAGGGTGCGAAAGCTTCAATTTCAAAATGTCCGCATACGATATTAATTTTTCCCAATACCAGAAGCTACACTTGATCTTCATCCGCTAGACAACTTATATATTTTGTAAATCGGACAGGATGCTTAACCTACAATATATAGTGCTATATATTTGTAGTTAAAAATTTTAATAAACCACGAAGGCTTAAAAATCACAAAGCCGGACTTTTGCAAAACAACCATATTTGATGAGTAAATCAATTGTTTCAACAAAACGGCTCGGCAGTCAGTTAATCCTCTGGTTACTTGAAGAAGATCGACGAGAGAAGGAAGGGCCTTACCGCAAGGAGGAAGCACATCGCCAGCATCCTTGGTGGCAGGTAATGTGCTTGACTGGTGTAGATTATTTCTCCACCCTTGGCTATCAACCTGGGATTGCAGCACTGGCGGCTGGCGCTCTTTCTCCGATCGCTACCCTGATTTTAGTTTTGCTGACGCTCTTTGGAGCATTGCCAATCTATCGGCGGATTGCTGCCGAAAGCCCTCATGGTGAAGGGTCGATCGCAATGTTAGAGCGTTTGCTACCTTGGTGGCAAGGCAAATTACTTGTGCTATGCTTACTCGGTTTTGTGGCAACCGACTTTATTATTACCATTACGCTGTCGGCTGCTGATGCTACAGCCCATATCATCGAAAATCCCCTTACCCCAGATTGGTTTCACGGTCAGACGATCGCAATTACTTTAATATTAGTTGCATTACTAGGCGCAGTTTTCTTGAGAGGTTTCCGAGAAGCGATTGGGATTGCAGTAGTTTTGGTGGCAGTTTATCTGCTGTTAAACTTCATTGTCGTTAGCGTCGGTGTGTTCCAGATTTTAACTCACCCAGGAGCGATCGCTAACTGGCAGACTACACTTTTTGCCCGCCATTCCAATCCTTTTATCTTAATTGGTATAGCTCTTTTGATATTTCCCAAGCTAGCACTGGGATTATCAGGCTTTGAGACTGGCGTAACCGTGATGCCCCTTGTCAAAGGTAACAGCAGTGACACTCTCAAATATTCCAAAGGGCGAATTCGGAATACACGCAAGCTGCTCACCAGTGCTGCTCTAATTATGAGCTTCTTTTTGCTCACCACTAGCTTTATAACCACTCTACTGATTCCAGTCGCAGAATTTGCATCTGGGGGCAAAGCTAACGGACGGGCTCTTGCTTATTTAGCACATTTGTATCTAGGCAACGCCTTTGGCACGATTTACGATCTAAGTACTATTTCTATTTTGTGGTTTGCAGGTGCATCTGCAATGGCAGGGCTGCTGAATATTGTGCCTCGCTACCTACCACGCTATGGTATGGCTCCCAATTGGGCACGGGTAACGCGACCTTTGGTGTTAGTTTACACAGCGATCGCATTTGTTGTCACAATTATCTTCAGGGCAAATGTGGAAGCCCAGGGTGGGGCTTATGCAACTGGTGTGCTTGTATTAATTACCTCAGCAGCCTTTGCTGTCACCTTATCAGCCCACCGTCACAGAGAGAAGCGGGCAAAACTGGTTTTTGCTACTATTACACTGTTATTTTTATATACCACTATTGTTAACATCATCGAAAGGCCAGAGGGGATTAGAATTGCTGGGTTTTTCATCGGTGCAATCATTTTTACCTCGCTGGTTTCTCGTGTTTGGCGTTCGACGGAACTGCGAGCAGAGCGGATCGAAGTTGACGAACTTGCTGCCCAATTCCTTGCTGAAGAGAGCCAAGGAGCAATCCGACTGATTGCAAATCGATTGAATACGGGTGATGTCCTAGAGTATTTTATGAAAGAGAAAGAGGTACGCGAGGATAACCATATTCCGCCCAACGATCCAATCCTTTTTCTAGAGATTCAGGTATCAGATGCTTCAGAATTTGCGGATATCATCAAAGTAAGAGGGGTGCAAGTTGGCGATTATCGCATCTTACGGGCTGAGAGTGCAGCAGTCCCCAATGCGATCGCGGCTTTACTGCTCTATATTCGTGACCAAACAGGTAAGATTCCCCATGCCTACTTCGGCTGGGTTGAGGGCAATCCCATACAATACTTACTGCGTTTTATCTTGTTTGGAGAGGGCGATATTGCTGTAGTCACCCGTGAAGTACTCCGTCGGGCTGAAAAGAATCCCCAGAGGCGACCTGGCGTTCATGTGGGCGGTTGAGTAAGCATCTTGAATAATTGAAGAGTAAAATGACATATATTTCCCCAAAAACCTTTACGTTTGGAGATTTTCTCTCTCAATACCGAGATAATCCCCACTATGAATTGGCTGATGGAGAACTAATTTACATAGAACCCACTGGGCCACACGAAACGGTGAGTGGCAAACTAGCAACCCAAATTGGTATTTACCTTGTTGCAGAACAACTCCCTTGGTTTATTCCTCGCACTTGTTTAATTTACCCCTTTGCAGATGCAGCTACAGTTCGTCGTCCTGATATCGTCGTTCTCGATGAAACCGTTCTCAACCGTGAACCTCTTTGGGAGCGAGAGCCTGTAATTACACTGGGACGATCCATTAAACTGGTGGTTGAAGTTGTTAGCAGCAACTGGGAAACTGACTATGCTCGCAAGGTTGAGGAATATGCGCTCTTAGGCATCCCTGAATACTGGATCGTAGATTATCGAGGATTGGGCGGTGTAGCATTTATTGGTAAACCTAAACAACCTACTTTCACTGTCTGTCAGTTGCTTGAAGACACATATACTCAACAAAAATATCGGCTAAATCAATCAATTCACTCACCGCTTTTGCCTAGTCTACAACTTCGCTTAGATGACATTCTGCCTCGTTAAGTGTAGGTGTAGCCCGTCGTAGACATCGCCTGTTTTTACACTATCACCAGAGGTGCGATCGCCTTTACAAGAGTATGAATATTCGGGGTGCGATCGCCTGTTTTAAACCTATCACTAGAAGTGCGCCTCAACTGAGACATGAATATCAGGAGTGTTACAAGTTTAACCCAAGCGTAAAAAGTAACCCTTGCATATATTAGGGTAAAACCTTTACAGGAGTACCAACATTAACTAGTTCATACAATGCGATTACATCTTTATTGTGCATCCGAATACAACCATGAGACACAGCTTGACCGATGAATTTAGCCTCATTAGTACCGTGAAACCCTAGATGAAATTTTTTACCTACCATAAATACAATCAAACGCTTTCCTAGAGGATTTTTAGAACCTGGTTGGATGATTTCGCCAGTCTTAAAGTTCTTAAAAATCGGGTCTTTTTTCATGTATTTAACTTGGTATTTTCCGAGTGGAGTTTCCCAGCCTGGTTTACCAATAGCAATCGGAAAAGTTTTTAAAACTTGTTTATTCCGATACACATAAACTCGACGCGCACCTCGCTTGACAACGAGATGAGTTTCTATTTTAGTCTTGTCTTTGTATAATGTCTTTCTAGGTAAATCTTGCGGTTGTTGTGTAATTGCATTACTAGAAGATATTTGTTTTAAATATCCTGAGTAATCTAGGGGTATATTAGACAAAATAATAACTATTAAAGATAATATTTTTTTCTTTAAAAACATTATTTTGAATAGATAAACGTTAGACTTTTAATTCTGTATTTCACCAGAGTACAGGCATTACTTCTTCTTGTGTCTGTAATTGTTTTCTTGTTTTTTTAATCTCTTCTTTGTTTTGTAAATCTTCTACTATTTGAGCTATTTTTTGAGACCAAGTACCTTGTTCTTCGAGCATTTGCTTTCTTACTTGTTGTTCGATATTTATTATGTCTTTATGTCCTTTATTTTTCTCCATAAAATTGATGATTTCTAAGACATTATCTGCATATATTTTTTGGGTTTGGTTAATATATGCACTGTTTACTATCTTGTTTGTGAATTCTTGTTTAAGTTTTTGATAATCAGATAAGTCTTCAATATTATTTTTTAAGTAAGTACTAGCTTGAGATTGTAATTTATCAGCTTGTTTATAGGCTCCTGGTTTTTCTCGTGTATTTATAAAAGTGTTTGTGAATGTCAAATTTCGTCTAACGCCTGCGTAAATAATATATATATCCGCAAGAATTTTTTTATTTTGCTCGGTTTGTTGCTGTTGAGCGACCTGCAAATTTGTAGCATAATTAACTTGAATTGTGGAGAAATTTTCATTCCCAACTTTCATAAGATGTCTTAATTTTCCTCTTTTCTCTAGATTTCTGGCTATCAAATTTTCATTTTTTAATATTTTATTCATTATCAAGAAGTTTGTGATTTTGCTACCAGTATTCGC contains:
- a CDS encoding histidine triad nucleotide-binding protein; its protein translation is MSETTETIFSKIIRREIPVDIVYEDNLALAFKDIHPQAPVHILVIPKKPIPTLADAESQDHALLGHLLLTAKRVAEEAGLKNGYRVVINTGDDGGQTVYHLHLHILGGRQLDWPPG
- a CDS encoding Uma2 family endonuclease, which gives rise to MTYISPKTFTFGDFLSQYRDNPHYELADGELIYIEPTGPHETVSGKLATQIGIYLVAEQLPWFIPRTCLIYPFADAATVRRPDIVVLDETVLNREPLWEREPVITLGRSIKLVVEVVSSNWETDYARKVEEYALLGIPEYWIVDYRGLGGVAFIGKPKQPTFTVCQLLEDTYTQQKYRLNQSIHSPLLPSLQLRLDDILPR
- a CDS encoding L,D-transpeptidase, which gives rise to MSNIPLDYSGYLKQISSSNAITQQPQDLPRKTLYKDKTKIETHLVVKRGARRVYVYRNKQVLKTFPIAIGKPGWETPLGKYQVKYMKKDPIFKNFKTGEIIQPGSKNPLGKRLIVFMVGKKFHLGFHGTNEAKFIGQAVSHGCIRMHNKDVIALYELVNVGTPVKVLP
- a CDS encoding APC family permease yields the protein MSKSIVSTKRLGSQLILWLLEEDRREKEGPYRKEEAHRQHPWWQVMCLTGVDYFSTLGYQPGIAALAAGALSPIATLILVLLTLFGALPIYRRIAAESPHGEGSIAMLERLLPWWQGKLLVLCLLGFVATDFIITITLSAADATAHIIENPLTPDWFHGQTIAITLILVALLGAVFLRGFREAIGIAVVLVAVYLLLNFIVVSVGVFQILTHPGAIANWQTTLFARHSNPFILIGIALLIFPKLALGLSGFETGVTVMPLVKGNSSDTLKYSKGRIRNTRKLLTSAALIMSFFLLTTSFITTLLIPVAEFASGGKANGRALAYLAHLYLGNAFGTIYDLSTISILWFAGASAMAGLLNIVPRYLPRYGMAPNWARVTRPLVLVYTAIAFVVTIIFRANVEAQGGAYATGVLVLITSAAFAVTLSAHRHREKRAKLVFATITLLFLYTTIVNIIERPEGIRIAGFFIGAIIFTSLVSRVWRSTELRAERIEVDELAAQFLAEESQGAIRLIANRLNTGDVLEYFMKEKEVREDNHIPPNDPILFLEIQVSDASEFADIIKVRGVQVGDYRILRAESAAVPNAIAALLLYIRDQTGKIPHAYFGWVEGNPIQYLLRFILFGEGDIAVVTREVLRRAEKNPQRRPGVHVGG